One genomic region from Drosophila subpulchrella strain 33 F10 #4 breed RU33 chromosome 2R, RU_Dsub_v1.1 Primary Assembly, whole genome shotgun sequence encodes:
- the LOC119549523 gene encoding uncharacterized protein LOC119549523, with amino-acid sequence MADLLSAVGREQEAMANRKTLGSGVLVEDNVFATKSPEELVLSEDLDELLELRDHQLPDVTAKGWTEPGKKNRSMDLDIYDDLDEMKPQYSTKPEEKDRSLDLDIYDDLDDFQQAEDHKTKELLAWEDKHEMAQAEIQALKTENKALGKKIKAMEVNLQNLLDTAKAEVKRKEALIAQLRKEKDDLCFRRKRVRDVEEPGERDHDSKRLKETQSRALAKKDPETERNPFKTVPKDDAKKTTSKDDIKKASKKEDVKKSDSGSRSPKQGQPKTTERRSSTNPRRPENRHKSRDRRHSRSRSPRHSVRRDQHRSREISSRHVGRRSRSQSPRTKKPEENCQGMNAPFFDKIKVPRGDSPHLELPKTATYLQPSKKGVSKQTDITSEIKTNSLFDIKEHTKDPQPAGGFFSEVSQPKREIIPGLHLISQTESLHFVQDQIELAKMKPKIVENSDFHTAHDQLKKTSTKLDPKVSQLDGKIKNISPQHSTIEVLQLEGEELAKEPSEAMNVRTDTTQKGKDQIELTKAATVHAERDSLVKRNSNAWPAKDIQASSEPTRLNKSDIGIRIIEDIRLPEMADIDHIAVKVDSQCQTPTALTNSASSDQNIVLVSVTPQERRDPICTSCVDDTPTKTADVLYAKPDSTKLDHNDENDEVILEAAMDLLTSEKDPPNIVDPSYPNLSIEEDAIEMALEQLHQQSPDETVVTSTSNRALQTPKQNLITILTRSPIQQSPFKSKTKSKKISPTATPEKLATEKTPLKKRKVNMDSPTQEPPVSRLDFTIDETLATSFGGDDTSTVTKRCSLGHTDYQYEQIKDEVILRVKRRCRRRRPPTAEMQAGAASKPI; translated from the exons ATGGCAGATCTTTTAAGCGCAGTG GGTCGCGAACAGGAAGCGATGGCCAATCGTAAAACTCTTGGAAGTGGCGTCCTCGTAGAGGATAATGTTTTTGCCACGAAATCCCCCGAGGAACTGGTGCTTTCCGAGGATCTGGACGAATTGCTGGAACTGAGGGATCATCAGTTGCCCGATGTCACAGCCAAAGGGTGGACAGAGCCTGGCAAAAAGAATAGGTCTATGGATTTGGACATCTACGACGATTTGGACGAGATGAAGCCTCAGTATTCCACCAAGCCCGAGGAAAAGGACAGATCTCTTGATCTGGACATTTACGACGATTTGGACGACTTCCAGCAAGCCGAGGACCAT AAAACCAAGGAGCTGCTGGCATGGGAAGACAAACACGAAATGGCGCAGGCCGAAATTCAGGCTCTAAAGACTGAGAACAAGGCGCTTGGAAAGAAGATTAAGGCCATGGAGGTCAACCTGCAGAATCTGCTGGACACGGCCAAGGCGGAGGTGAAGAGAAAGGAGGCCCTGATTGCCCAGCTGCGAAAGGA GAAGGACGACTTATGCTTCCGGCGGAAGCGGGTGCGAGATGTCGAAGAACCAGGAGAAAGAGACCATGATAGTAAGCGCTTGAAAGAAACCCAATCGAGGGCTTTGGCCAAAAAGGATCCGGAAACGGAAAGAAATCCATTCAAAACGGTCCCAAAAGACGATGCCAAGAAGACGACCTCGAAAGATGACATTAAGAAGGCAAGCAAAAAAGAAGACGTCAAGAAATCGGACAGCGGAAGTAGGTCCCCCAAGCAGGGACAACCCAAGACCACCGAACGGAGATCTAGCACAAACCCTCGTCGTCCTGAGAACCGCCACAAATCCAGAGATCGACGCCACAGCCGCAGCCGAAGTCCAAGACATAGCGTCAGGCGAGATCAGCACCGGAGTCGCGAGATCAGTTCACGACATGTTGGCCGGCGAAGCCGATCCCAGTCGCCCAG AACCAAGAAGCCAGAAGAAAATTGCCAAGGCATGAATGCCCCATTCTTCGACAAAATTAAAGTCCCGCGGGGCGACAGCCCCCACCTTGAGTTGCCCAAAACTGCAACTTACCTGCAACCGTCGAAGAAAGGCGTTTCCAAGCAAACCGATATTACTTCAGAAATCAAAACAAACTCCTTATTCGACATAAAGGAACATACGAAGGATCCTCAACCTGCAGGTGGATTTTTCTCTGAAGTCAGTCAACCGAAGCGTGAAATTATCCCGGGCTTGCACCTCATATCCCAGACGGAATCCTTGCATTTTGTCCAAGATCAAATCGAGTTGGCCAAAATGAAGCCAAAGATTGTCGAAAACAGTGATTTTCACACGGCACACGATCAACTGAAGAAGACTTCCACTAAATTAGATCCAAAAGTGTCTCAACTTGatggtaaaattaaaaacatttcacCTCAACATTCCACAATAGAAGTGCTGCAGCTTGAAGGTGAAGAGCTAGCAAAAGAGCCATCGGAAGCCATGAACGTTAGAACAGACACAACCCAAAAGGGAAAAGACCAAATAGAATTGACAAAAGCTGCCACAGTCCATGCCGAAAGGGACTCTCTGGTTAAACGAAATTCAAATGCCTGGCCTGCGAAAGACATTCAAGCGTCGTCTGAACCAACCCGCTTGAACAAATCCGACATCGGAATACGGATCATCGAAGATATTCGCCTTCCGGAGATGGCCGATATCGACCATATTGCTGTTAAAGTCGACAGCCAATGCCAAACACCAACAGCATTAACAAATTCCGCATCAAGTGATCAGAATATTGTTTTAGTCTCCGTAACGCCTCAGGAACGCAGAGATCCAATATGTACCAGCTGCGTGGATGATACTCCCACGAAGACGGCCGATGTCTTATACGCTAAACCCGACTCGACGAAGCTGGACCACAACGATGAAAACGACGAGGTTATTCTTGAAGCTGCCATGGACTTGCTGACGAGCGAGAAGGATCCGCCAAACATAGTGGATCCCAGCTATCCAAACCTGAGTATTGAAGAAGATGCCATTGAGATGGCATTGGAACAATTGCACCAGCAGTCACCAGACGAAACAGTAGTGACTTCAACATCGAATAGAGCCCTCCAGACGCCCAAACAAAACCTTATTACGATTCTCACCCGGTCTCCCATTCAGCAAAGTCCGTTTAAGTCCAAGACCAAATCAAAGAAGATATCGCCGACAGCGACACCGGAAAAGCTGGCCACCGAGAAAACTCCTctgaaaaagagaaaagtcAACATGGACAGTCCGACGCAGGAACCGCCGGTCTCCAGGCTGGATTTCACCATCGACGAAACTTTGGCAACTAGCTTTGGTGGTGACGACACCTCAACAGTAACCAAACGCTGTTCTCTGGGCCACACTGATTACCAGTATGAGCAAATAAAAGACGAGGTTATTTTGAGAGTAAAGCGACGCTGTCGCCGACGACGACCACCAACTGCGGAAATGCAGGCGGGTGCTGCTAGCAAAccgatttaa